In a single window of the Streptomyces sp. NBC_00094 genome:
- a CDS encoding cupin-like domain-containing protein, which translates to MAVPEAVPESNGTAGVEVTRMSFDEFMAIGPQGLYKADRPVVIKLPSSVQGLGRDEVAARLAEMTVTLFTEPGDKNHPGRWETRDIKLREFFADERHLTNTDTWHRVVSNIRSSPADVNAVIGFDAEELFGYGNSLYAANLWISHQGVFTKSHFDEFENFNIALEGRKRFIIAPPGVRDYYPRSVLQGYGDKSKVVDLDDVDLKRYPKLAAKLAQRRDFVLEPGHMLYLPLGWWHQAESLDDMNINVNFWLKSKKILRRPHVLGVALYTYAYRRFKGVYSYKPTEVNS; encoded by the coding sequence ATGGCAGTACCGGAAGCTGTGCCCGAGTCGAACGGGACGGCGGGTGTGGAAGTCACCCGTATGTCGTTCGACGAGTTCATGGCCATCGGCCCCCAGGGGCTGTACAAGGCCGACCGCCCCGTGGTGATCAAGCTCCCGAGCAGCGTCCAGGGACTCGGCCGGGACGAAGTGGCGGCCCGTCTGGCCGAGATGACCGTCACCCTGTTCACCGAGCCGGGCGACAAGAACCACCCGGGGCGCTGGGAGACCCGCGACATCAAGCTCCGCGAGTTCTTCGCGGACGAGCGCCACCTCACCAACACGGACACCTGGCACCGGGTGGTGTCGAACATACGAAGCAGTCCGGCCGACGTGAACGCGGTCATCGGCTTCGACGCCGAGGAGCTCTTCGGCTACGGCAACAGCCTGTACGCGGCCAACCTGTGGATCAGCCACCAAGGCGTGTTCACCAAGAGCCACTTCGACGAGTTCGAGAACTTCAACATCGCGCTCGAAGGCCGCAAGCGGTTCATCATCGCTCCCCCCGGTGTACGCGACTACTACCCGAGGTCGGTACTGCAGGGGTACGGGGACAAGTCCAAGGTGGTCGACCTCGACGACGTCGACCTGAAGCGTTACCCGAAGCTGGCGGCCAAGCTCGCCCAGCGCCGTGACTTCGTCCTCGAACCGGGCCACATGCTCTACCTGCCGCTCGGCTGGTGGCACCAGGCCGAGTCGCTGGACGACATGAACATCAACGTCAACTTCTGGCTCAAGTCCAAGAAGATCCTCCGTAGGCCGCACGTGCTCGGCGTCGCGCTGTACACGTACGCCTACCGGAGATTCAAGGGCGTCTACAGCTACAAGCCCACCGAGGTGAACTCCTGA
- a CDS encoding acetaldehyde dehydrogenase (acetylating), translated as MSLTASLTSARPEVVEPVTVAVIGTGAIGRDLVSKIDRSPALECRLVAGRNPESAGLRYAESLGYATTAGGIEALLAAPRPFDVVFDATSAAAHRDHWPLLEPLGTLVIDLTPSKVGQMVAPTVTGVSPATGRNVNLISCGGQASVPVVHALAAHFPVTYFEVVSTVASDVAGRATRLNLDEYVATTGHAVTMFSGVTDVKAILNISPAVPPATFRTAIHARMAGADPVAVRAVVERVAEQVRSFAPGYDVVACTAVGDLVTITLQVMAHSDVLPPYAGNLDIINSAAVMVAEQYATRPDRASRTGVTS; from the coding sequence TTGAGTCTCACGGCGAGTCTGACGAGCGCCCGTCCGGAGGTCGTCGAACCGGTGACGGTCGCCGTCATCGGCACCGGGGCGATCGGCCGGGATCTGGTGAGCAAGATCGACCGGTCACCGGCGTTGGAATGCCGGCTGGTCGCCGGACGTAACCCCGAGTCGGCGGGCCTCCGGTACGCCGAGAGCCTCGGGTACGCCACCACCGCCGGCGGCATCGAGGCCCTACTGGCGGCCCCGCGACCGTTCGACGTCGTCTTCGACGCCACCAGCGCCGCGGCCCACCGGGACCACTGGCCACTGCTGGAGCCGCTCGGGACGCTGGTGATCGACCTGACGCCCAGCAAGGTCGGGCAGATGGTGGCGCCCACCGTGACCGGGGTGTCGCCGGCGACCGGCCGCAACGTCAATCTGATCAGCTGCGGCGGTCAGGCGTCCGTCCCGGTCGTGCACGCCCTCGCGGCCCACTTCCCGGTGACGTACTTCGAGGTCGTCTCGACCGTGGCCAGTGACGTAGCGGGCCGCGCGACCAGGCTGAATCTCGACGAGTACGTGGCGACCACCGGTCACGCGGTGACGATGTTCTCCGGCGTGACCGACGTGAAGGCGATCCTCAACATCAGTCCGGCGGTGCCGCCGGCGACCTTCCGGACGGCCATCCACGCCCGCATGGCGGGCGCCGACCCGGTGGCGGTGCGCGCGGTGGTCGAACGGGTGGCCGAGCAGGTGCGGTCGTTCGCCCCCGGGTACGACGTCGTCGCCTGTACGGCGGTCGGCGACCTGGTGACGATCACCCTCCAGGTCATGGCGCACAGCGACGTCCTGCCGCCGTACGCCGGAAACCTCGACATCATCAACTCCGCCGCCGTCATGGTCGCCGAGCAGTACGCGACCCGGCCGGACCGGGCGTCCCGGACGGGAGTGACCTCATGA
- a CDS encoding MFS transporter — MSASTTEKASSQRLRLGGDFSRLWWSAAVSSLGDGATIAAGPLLASRLTDDPRLIGAASVAFTAPFILFGIPAGLLVDRLDIRKMMVRVDIARAVLLAVLAVGILGGWGGLPLLYVCMFLLGVGEVLCRNAAQVLVPFITPKAGLSTANARIMAAQEAGTGFVGPLLGALMFGVAMALPFGVDAATFLCSAVLVSRIRRTRPIERGPDRAGVMSEMMAGAKWLFSHHLLRSLALVSCLINLAGNAMLAVLVVYSGKVLHLGPFGYGVLLACQAVGAVLASRFAPALTERLGREGALVATAVLITTSETVLAAVPSVYAAGAALAIFACGTVTWNVVVVVLRQTLVPQHLLGRANSVYRLVAWGGLPIGAAAGGIVAAEVGTRAVFGAGAVAMAVVAVALFVGARRQWITRAEQSTEQSAEQAPLPTDTN; from the coding sequence ATGAGCGCGTCGACTACAGAAAAGGCCAGCTCACAACGGCTGCGCCTGGGCGGCGACTTCTCCCGACTGTGGTGGTCCGCCGCCGTCTCCTCGCTCGGTGACGGGGCCACGATCGCCGCCGGACCCCTGCTCGCCTCCCGGCTGACCGACGACCCTCGCCTGATCGGCGCGGCCTCGGTGGCCTTCACCGCACCGTTCATCCTGTTCGGCATCCCGGCAGGGCTGTTGGTCGACCGCCTCGACATCCGGAAGATGATGGTCCGCGTCGATATCGCGCGCGCCGTCCTGCTCGCGGTGCTGGCCGTCGGGATCCTCGGCGGCTGGGGCGGGCTGCCGCTGCTCTACGTGTGCATGTTCCTGCTCGGCGTCGGCGAGGTCCTCTGCCGCAACGCCGCCCAGGTACTCGTCCCGTTCATCACCCCGAAGGCCGGGCTCTCCACCGCCAACGCCCGCATCATGGCGGCGCAGGAGGCGGGTACCGGATTCGTCGGGCCGCTCCTCGGCGCGCTGATGTTCGGTGTGGCGATGGCGCTGCCCTTCGGCGTCGACGCGGCCACCTTCCTGTGCTCCGCCGTCCTGGTCAGCCGTATCCGCCGCACCCGGCCGATCGAGCGCGGACCGGACAGGGCCGGCGTGATGTCGGAGATGATGGCCGGCGCCAAGTGGCTGTTCTCGCATCATCTGCTGCGCAGCCTCGCCCTGGTGTCCTGTCTGATCAACCTCGCCGGCAACGCGATGCTCGCCGTGCTCGTGGTGTACAGCGGGAAGGTGCTCCACCTGGGCCCGTTCGGATACGGCGTCCTGCTCGCCTGCCAAGCCGTGGGAGCCGTCCTGGCCTCACGCTTCGCCCCCGCCCTGACCGAGCGTCTCGGCCGGGAAGGGGCGCTGGTCGCCACCGCCGTCCTGATCACCACGAGCGAGACGGTGCTGGCCGCCGTGCCCTCGGTGTACGCGGCGGGCGCGGCCCTCGCGATCTTCGCGTGCGGGACGGTGACGTGGAACGTCGTCGTGGTCGTCCTGCGGCAGACCCTGGTACCGCAGCACCTGCTCGGGCGGGCGAACAGCGTGTACCGGCTCGTCGCCTGGGGCGGACTGCCCATCGGTGCGGCGGCCGGCGGCATCGTCGCCGCCGAGGTCGGCACCCGCGCCGTGTTCGGCGCCGGCGCGGTCGCCATGGCGGTCGTCGCGGTCGCGCTCTTCGTGGGCGCCCGCCGCCAGTGGATCACCCGAGCCGAGCAGAGCACCGAGCAGAGCGCCGAGCAGGCTCCGCTCCCCACCGACACGAACTGA
- the dmpG gene encoding 4-hydroxy-2-oxovalerate aldolase, protein MKNVVIYDPTLRDGQHAVRHQLGLTALRRYAEAADAARIPVVEVGHGNGLGASSLQVGQAAASDDEMLSTVREALRHSRMGTFMLPGWGTSSDLRRGIAHGVDVFRIGVHATEASLAERHLGFLRDEGAEAHCVLMMSHMASPAELAEQAARAVGYGAQAVGIMDSAGHFLPADVTARIGAIVEAVDTVPVIFHGHNNLGMAVANSVAAADAGALIIDGCARGFGAGAGNTQLEVVVPVLERSGFTTGIDLYALLDAAELAERELMPAPPVTASMSIVSGLAGVFSGFKHRVVELSAAADVDPRDVFFELGRRQAIAGQEDLIVDVVAELSGRKADG, encoded by the coding sequence ATGAAGAACGTGGTGATCTACGACCCGACGCTGCGGGACGGCCAGCACGCGGTCCGGCACCAGCTCGGGCTGACCGCGCTGCGCCGATACGCCGAAGCGGCGGACGCGGCCCGGATTCCGGTGGTGGAAGTCGGCCACGGCAACGGTCTGGGAGCCTCCTCGCTGCAGGTCGGGCAGGCCGCGGCGAGTGACGACGAGATGCTGTCGACCGTCCGGGAGGCACTGCGCCACAGCCGGATGGGTACCTTCATGCTGCCCGGCTGGGGCACCTCGTCGGACCTCCGGCGGGGGATCGCCCACGGGGTCGACGTGTTCCGCATCGGCGTGCACGCCACCGAGGCGTCACTGGCCGAGCGCCACCTGGGCTTCCTGCGGGACGAAGGTGCGGAGGCTCACTGCGTCCTGATGATGAGCCACATGGCCTCCCCGGCCGAGCTGGCCGAGCAGGCCGCGCGAGCCGTCGGATACGGGGCGCAGGCCGTGGGGATCATGGACTCCGCGGGCCACTTCCTCCCCGCGGACGTCACCGCGCGGATCGGCGCGATCGTCGAGGCGGTCGACACCGTCCCGGTGATCTTCCACGGGCACAACAACCTCGGGATGGCCGTCGCGAACTCGGTCGCCGCGGCCGACGCCGGCGCCCTGATCATCGACGGCTGCGCCCGCGGCTTCGGCGCCGGAGCGGGCAACACCCAGCTCGAGGTGGTGGTTCCGGTGCTGGAGCGGAGCGGGTTCACCACGGGCATCGACCTGTACGCACTCCTTGACGCCGCCGAGCTCGCCGAGCGCGAACTCATGCCCGCGCCACCGGTGACCGCCTCGATGAGCATCGTCAGCGGCCTGGCGGGAGTGTTCTCCGGATTCAAGCACCGGGTCGTCGAACTCTCCGCGGCCGCCGACGTGGACCCGCGCGACGTCTTCTTCGAGCTCGGTCGCCGGCAGGCCATCGCCGGTCAGGAGGACCTGATCGTGGACGTGGTGGCCGAGCTGAGCGGCCGTAAGGCCGACGGCTGA